GGTCGCGTCGGTCACCCAGTCGGAGCCGAAGCTTTCCCACGCGAACACGTCTACCGGCTTGGTGCCGAGCATCGACCACATGCACATCTCGACGGCGCCGGTATCGGAGGCCGGCACGATGGCGACCCGGTAGCCGTCCGGCAGGCCCAGGATAAGCTTGGTGCGGTCGATCGCAGCCTTGAGCTTCTTCTTGGCGTCGCCTGAACGGTGCGACCGGCCGAGGGCGGCGGTGGCGAGGTTCTGCAATGAAAAGGTTGGGTATTTTGCGGTGGGGCCCGACGAAAAATGCGGGCACGCAGGGCGCACTACCGGCTTGGCGGTGGTCACGGTCATCTGTTTTTACTCCTATCCTCACAGATAGGCTGGGCGCCGTTGGTGGCGCCTGGCCCGCGCGCGGTGTCTCACATTTCCCGGACGGACACAAATGGCATTTTCGGTAGCGCGCCGAAGTCGCGACACCCGCGGGGCGGGAACGCAGGTCCGCGATCGACGTTGGAACCGGGTCCCCGCCCCTGCCGGTGCGAGGCGCGTTCAACCCCCAGCCGGAGCCGCCCGTTTCCATGTTGACCGAGAAACGTGACCTGCGAGGCGGAACTCCAGTCTGGGCCGACAGCCCGCATAGCCGCGTGCAGACCCGCAGCCGGCTGCAACAGGAACACTGCGATGTCGCGGTTGTCGGCGGCGGGGTGAGCGGCGCCCTGACGGCGCTGGCGCTTTGCCGCACTGGCCTTGATGTCGTGGTCGTCGACCGGCGTGAGCCAGGATCAGGCAGCACGCTTGCCAGCACCGCAATGATCCAGTTCGAAATTGACACGCCGCTGACAAAGCTCGCGGACCAGATCGGGGCGCGAAAGGCGGAGCGCGCCTATCTGCGCTCCTACGCCGCCGTGGCCGGCCTCGGCGCCCTCGTGCATGAACTGGGCATCTCCGCGAACTGGATTGACCGGCAGGCCCTCTATCTTGCCGGCCCGGAAATGGGATTCCGCGGACTGAAAGCCGAGGCCGTACACCGGGCGAAGATCGGCTTGCCGTCTGAATTTCTTCCGGGAGCGGAGCTTCGGGACATCTACGGAATCGATCGGACGGGGGCGATCGTCTCAGGCGGCGCCGCCGAGCTCAATCCCATCCAGCTGACCGCCGGTTGTCTGCGTGCGGCGCGCCGGCTCGGCTGCCGGGTCT
The genomic region above belongs to Acidobacteriota bacterium and contains:
- a CDS encoding FAD-binding oxidoreductase, whose translation is MLTEKRDLRGGTPVWADSPHSRVQTRSRLQQEHCDVAVVGGGVSGALTALALCRTGLDVVVVDRREPGSGSTLASTAMIQFEIDTPLTKLADQIGARKAERAYLRSYAAVAGLGALVHELGISANWIDRQALYLAGPEMGFRGLKAEAVHRAKIGLPSEFLPGAELRDIYGIDRTGAIVSGGAAELNPIQLTAGCLRAARRLGCRVYGGQEVVRVEASARSVVLRTGEGGEISCRRAVFATGYEVVDGLPRDRFDITSSWAIATKPIPPAEFWPGRCLIWEAADPYLYLRSTPDNRIVAGGEDSGLKDADRRDAAVPAKAEKILRSVERLLPGRKLEIDYAWAGAFAESPTGLPLFEEIDGLPNCLAILGCGGNGITFSYVASEIASQWAKGRSDPDRDLFRAT